One region of Paucibacter aquatile genomic DNA includes:
- a CDS encoding FAD-binding domain-containing protein, whose amino-acid sequence MRPPTASSHPSTPTALVWFKRDLRLRDHAPLVEATQFERAAALLLIEPEWLQSPECEARHVEFLLACAEALQQDLACIGLPLIVRVGSAVAVLEQLRQELGFSHLLSHEETGTGWSYVRDIEVARWCRTRGVAWQEWPQTGVVRRLKSRSGWAALWAQRMDAAPLPRPLGFKPWLDQPQAPLPRLQDLGFAPSTVPATPPGERAAWQTLGSFLEGRGRDYRSALSSPLTATEGCSRLSAHLAFGTISMRLVHQATERRIASTEDRSLAYGLRGFSSRLRWHCHFMQKLEDEPALEWRNLARAVDGLRPGESAPLEGVDRERFEAWCEGRTGYPMVDACMRQLRATGWLNFRMRAMLVSFAAYHLWLHWREPGLFLARQFLDFEPGIHWSQMQMQSGTTGINTLRIYSPAKQAREHDPLGEYQRCWLPELGTAAYPAPIVDECAALARAKEALYGQRRRPEAQAEAERIQDKHGSRKSGLPSTARPSKASARRGATSAAEQAQQSLF is encoded by the coding sequence ATGAGGCCCCCGACCGCATCCTCCCACCCCTCCACCCCCACCGCCCTGGTCTGGTTCAAGCGCGACCTGCGCTTGCGCGACCATGCGCCGCTGGTGGAAGCCACGCAGTTCGAGCGCGCGGCGGCCCTGCTGCTGATCGAACCCGAGTGGCTGCAGAGCCCCGAGTGCGAGGCCCGGCATGTCGAGTTCCTGTTGGCCTGTGCCGAGGCGCTGCAGCAAGACCTGGCCTGCATCGGCTTGCCCCTGATCGTGCGCGTGGGCTCGGCCGTGGCGGTGCTGGAGCAGCTGCGCCAGGAGCTGGGTTTCAGCCACCTGCTCAGCCACGAGGAAACCGGCACGGGCTGGAGCTATGTTCGCGACATCGAGGTCGCCCGCTGGTGCCGCACCCGCGGCGTGGCCTGGCAGGAGTGGCCGCAGACCGGGGTGGTGCGGCGCCTGAAGTCGCGCAGCGGCTGGGCCGCGCTCTGGGCCCAGCGCATGGATGCGGCGCCGCTGCCGCGGCCCCTGGGCTTCAAGCCCTGGCTCGATCAGCCGCAAGCGCCACTGCCCCGGCTGCAGGACCTGGGCTTCGCACCCAGCACCGTGCCGGCCACGCCACCCGGCGAGCGTGCCGCCTGGCAGACCCTGGGCAGTTTTCTTGAGGGCCGCGGGCGCGACTACCGCAGCGCGCTTTCCAGCCCGCTCACCGCCACCGAGGGCTGCAGCCGGCTCAGCGCCCACCTGGCCTTCGGCACCATCTCCATGCGCCTGGTGCACCAGGCCACCGAGCGCCGCATCGCCAGCACGGAGGACCGCAGCCTGGCCTACGGCCTGCGCGGCTTCTCCAGCCGGCTGCGTTGGCACTGCCATTTCATGCAGAAGCTGGAGGACGAGCCGGCCCTGGAATGGCGCAACCTGGCCCGCGCCGTCGATGGCCTGCGCCCTGGGGAGAGCGCGCCGCTGGAGGGCGTTGACCGCGAGCGTTTCGAAGCCTGGTGCGAGGGGCGGACGGGCTATCCCATGGTGGACGCCTGCATGCGCCAGTTGCGTGCCACTGGCTGGCTGAACTTCCGCATGCGGGCCATGCTGGTCAGCTTTGCCGCCTATCACCTGTGGCTGCACTGGCGCGAGCCCGGTCTGTTCCTGGCGCGGCAGTTCCTGGACTTCGAGCCCGGCATCCACTGGAGCCAGATGCAGATGCAGTCGGGCACCACCGGCATCAACACCTTGCGCATCTACTCGCCCGCCAAGCAGGCGCGCGAGCACGACCCGCTGGGCGAGTACCAGCGTTGCTGGCTGCCCGAGCTGGGCACGGCGGCCTACCCCGCGCCCATCGTCGACGAGTGCGCCGCTCTGGCCCGCGCCAAGGAGGCGCTCTACGGCCAGCGCCGCCGCCCCGAGGCGCAGGCCGAGGCCGAGCGCATCCAGGACAAGCATGGTTCGCGCAAGAGCGGCCTGCCGTCGACAGCGCGGCCCAGCAAGGCCTCGGCCCGGCGTGGAGCGACTTCGGCCGCTGAGCAGGCGCAGCAAAGCCTGTTCTGA